In Pongo pygmaeus isolate AG05252 chromosome 19, NHGRI_mPonPyg2-v2.0_pri, whole genome shotgun sequence, the genomic stretch CATCCGCAGCCTAGTCTCAAGGGTTCCGGGCCGGTCACCCTGCAGCCTCTGTGCTGTGTCTCTGGATCTGGCCTCCATGGGAAGGACCCTGGGAGACCCAGCAGAGTGGGGTGCCTGGGTTCACAAACATCTTCCTGTTCCTCTGGCTGTGTGGCTCAGGAATAGGCCCAGACAGTGTGTCCAGGTGTTCGAGGCCACATCACTGCCCCCTTTGACATGGCCCAGAGGACCTTGTGGTGCAAGCGTGAAGCTCAGCACACAGAGCCTGGGACCAACTGCCCCTCCGTCTGTCCTGGAGTTGGGGTCCAGTCCTGAGAAGACTCTCAGTCACCTGTGGGTGCTGATGAGGGAAGGGAGAGGTCTGTGGACTGAGAAGGGCCTTTGGTAGGGGACTCTGAGCACCACCGCTCAGGGGTCTGGTCAGTGGGGGTCTTGTCAGCAGAgattgaactctggggctcagaCACAGAAAACCTGGTCAGTGACCCTTTCTCCTTTTTCAGCTCTTGCCACACATGCAGAGAGAGAGGAACTTCCAGTGCCCGCTATGGAGCCACAGCCCACAGCATGGGGAGGACCCCGTCCAGTGGCAGTGCTGCAACTAGAGGTAGCTCCAGAGTCCTCCAGGCCCTGCACCGATACAGCCAAAGACCAGCAAAGTGACGAGCTGCCAGACCTCATGCCACCTGCCGTAGCCACTGGCCTGAGCCCTGGAGCTGAGAGCGTCGCTGGAGATAGATGTGGCAGAGAAGAGGTTATGAGCATGGCCCCAGCCAGCAGCTCCCACGCTGCCCCTAGTCCTGGGCATGGAGCGAGCCTTGGTTTCGGAGACCAGGGTGTGCAGTCTGAGCTCCTCTACCTTACTAAACAGAGGCCTCTTTTATTTACCAGAGCCACAGCCATGCTGCATCAGGACCTTTTCATTCTGCCAGTGCTGGGGCTGTCTATCTGCAAGCTGGAGGTGTTGAGAGCAGGAAAAGGAGGCTGTGAGGAAGGGTTCCAGCAGCTCCTCCTGCTCTCAGAGGTGACCTCCTCCTCCAGGCATGGAGGTCTGTCCACTACTGGGCTTCTGGGCTATTTGCCCCTGATTTGCTCCCTGGTACGGGCTCTTCTTAACAGGTAGGCAAGGGGTGTGGGGACCAGGCGGGGGCTTCAAAGGGTACAGCACCAAATCTTCCAAACTCAGCACTTGTGCCCTGGGGTCTCCAAACAGTCTTCTGCCCTAGGATTTATTCATACTGTTAAATTACCAGTTTATGCAAATCATATGTAAATAAAGCTCAACTTTTTGAAACTTCATGCCTTTTTGAACTCCCTAATGTTAGATGGTATTTTTGAGGCTATCTGAAAACCTCTGATAATTGTGTCTCTTGTTGTGGTTGTTTGTGTGATTGAGTTACCACCATCAAATCAACTGTTACTGGAAACATTTCAGGTATGGCTTTTAGAAGACCTAGACCTACTCTTGACTGTTTTGACCCTCCAGTTTATTGTGGAAGGAAGGATCATGGGGTTTCATGTCTCTGGCAGATCAATCACTTTCCTCCATCCATAGCAGGGAGGAGTCATGGCACCCCAGAGGGTtactgggaggaggaggtgaggaggtgTATGGAATCCGGCTCTGTCACACAGACCTAGCACATTACACCCTAGCTGAGTCCCCTGCTAAGGAAGGGGCACACCCTCTGCCCTCAACTGTCAGCCACCCATCCCCCATCTGCATCCCCAGGACTGCCCCAGATGGGGAGGTCTGAGATTGGGGAGCACATATAGATGTTCTGATGCTAGCTACGGGTCTTGGGGTGGTGACAGTGACAAGGACCTGGGTGCACATGTGAGTTGGGCAGCCAGGCCTGGCCAGAGCAGTGACACATGCATCCACACATTAGTGCACTCACATACATGTGCACGCTTACCTGCACAAACACGCTGCACACACACATGTTGAAACTTCAGGGAGGGGAGGATGCTGACTCTGGGTCCTGCTGACCCAGGCAGGGGCCCACTGTAATGGGTGCCATGACCCCACAATGTCACTGTTGCTGAGTACCCTCCCACCTACCTGCCTGCCCTCTCTGTGTCTGGAGCTCTTGGAGACAAGACACACAGCGGTGTCTGGTTCTGTGCAGAGGAGGCTTTCCCAAGTGAGAGATACAGCTAGCTCAGCAGACTCAGGTGAGTGTGACCTGCCGTGTTCCCTCCCTGCTGACCTGGGACAGTCGCTACCTGGTGGGCAGTGCTGGCCTCTGGGCAGGTGCCGAGGAGGGTAATCCATGGGCATTCACCAGATGCCCGTTCTGCACTGACTGTGTAGATGGTTGTTTCCTGCATCCTCACAGCAACTCTGTGGGGTGGGTGCTGTCCCCAAATGTACCCATTTGACAAGTGAGCTGTCTAGGGTCAGAGGAGCCAATACTGGCCCAGGGACCCAGATGTGAGCCTGGGATGTGCTCTCAACCCTGCACTGTGCTGTGCTGGACTCAAGCCCTGACCTCTGTGGCCTCCCTGCCCTGGATTCCAAATCGCCCTGGGGTCTGGACTTCAGTGGGACAGAGCCTGGCCCTGGAAGAGGCACTACAACGGAGGCCCTGTGGGTGGTGGGGAGGCGGGGGTTCTCAGTCTAATTCTGTGCCTTAAGCTGGGAGGAGGTCTCACCAACTCAGACTTCAGGTGTGGTCACTGATGGTCCCTGTGGGGCCCACTGGACACATGGGGTCCTGGGGGAGTGCATCTCTCCTGGCCAGAGTGCATTAGAATTGGAGTACAATGGAGCAGTCACCAGATGTCTTGCTTCCTACAGAAAACTGGGCATCTTCATGGAGACTGATCCTATACAGATGTCCAGTCCTAACCCCGTCTGCCTCCAGGTGCCCACAACAGCTCATCGTGAGCCCTTCAGTCTCGGCAGGTGGACACCGTTTGCCCTGCTGGGGCAGGTGTGTGTCCATCTGAGAGCATTTGAGGACAACAGGCCTCTCTTTCCAGATTGCCCTGTGCTCAGGTCCTCAGGAAGGAGCCCACCCCAGGTGGAATGCAAGGACTCCAGAgactggggaaggggtggggtcaCTGGGTCTGGCCCCTGTCACTTGGAAGGGGTGGTAGAATGGGGCTCCTCAGGCCGGAGGGCACCTAGGGGTGTGGCAGGACTGGTTTGGGTGTTTTCTGGAGCACTCGGGTACAGCAGAACCATTGGATGACTTTGTCTTGTGGGATGGTGATGGATGAGGTCATGGATACCCTGCATGTGATGAGTGAGGGGATATTATTGACAAGTATGAGCAGGCACAGGTGGGGCCGCTCCCTCGAGGGAGGTGGGGCCTCACCTCcttcactgtgcctggtcaaagGCTCCTGGGCTCCCTAAGATCACAGGGCCGGGATAGGCTGTCCATGCCCTTGGGACCCCAAGTGCCTCACCTTGCCCCGCTCTCCCTGTCCCCCTCTGGGTCACAGGGATACCAAGCTGGGGCAGCAGTGGACACGGAGCATGAGCATGTTGACATCTGGAAATTCACCAATCGCCTCGGGATTGTATGGTGAGTCCTCTGTCCCTTGACACATCGGTCTCACCTCAGGGAcaggttttgtttttagaaagatCTCTCTGAGGCAGGACATGTCTCCCCAGCTTGGGCCAACCTCCTCTCCAGGGTCAGAACTCCTCCCTGTCTCTCCTGCAGGTCCAGCCCATGATCAGGATTAGGGCAGAACCCAGAGGCCCATCTAGGGAGCTCAGGAGAGTGGGTGGGACAGAGAGGGGGCTGGGTCTGACCCCTGGACTCTCAGCACTTAGGTCTCCACATCAGCAGGAGAAGAGTGGGCAGCCCATGGGTCTGGCCCTGTCCCCTTGGGGGCTGCTCTGGTGAGACCTggggtggtggccacagggtaGGGGGCACCTGGCCAGGCCTGTGGGCCATTGTGTAGCAGGTCTCTGAGGGCTCAGGGGGCCCAGCTGAGGCATCCTATAGGGAGGGGCATGGGGACATCCATGGCTGTGaccctgggaggctgggggagaagAAGGGTAAGGCCTGGCCTGGGCATCTCACAGCAAGGCCAGGGGGCAACAGAACATGCAGCTTGGATCTGGGCCTGGTAAGGGGAGCCCAACCTGCAGCCAGCCCCTCAGGACTCacagggtggagagagggaggagcctCGGGCAAGGGGGCGGGGTGAGCCCATGAGACCTGCCACTTCTGGGACGCACCTGAACCGAGCCAGCCCAGGGTGGAGCTGACAGCCTTGGGAGGATGACAGATGGGGTGGGCAGGGAACAGTGGCACCTGGGACCCCTCAGTGGGGGGACTTGGTCAGTCCCCAAGGCTCTGCATAGCCCTCCAGAGACTCTGATTCCCGCTGGCTCAGTCAGCACCACGCAGGGTGGGTGACGGGGCTGAGTCAGTGCAGGTAGGACAGCCAGGCACCCCATGTTCCGGCTGCTGCAGTggctgggaggaggctgagggatgaaGGCTGACTGCCCTGAGAGTCAGCTTTGGCTGGAGGCGGGGTGGTGGGCCATCCCCACTGTTGACTGGGCCGTTGGTCACCCTTGTCAACCCAGGCTTCTCCCCAGCATTCTGGGCAGCCCAGTGACACACCTGGGGGTCTCATGCCTAGGTGCTGACAGGAAGAGGGTCACAGGAAGACCAGGGTGGCTGGAGACAGGATCACGGTCTCTGGGCTGAGCAGGATAGGGGAAGATGGGGAACAGGCAGGGTCAGCAGCCAGGCTGCAGGGAGAGACATGTGCACGCTGGGAGGTCAGACCCTGCAAGGCCCGTGGGGAGTGTCAGATGGGACGGGCTCCAGGTCCATCCTCTGGGCACTGGGCAGCTCTCAGGCCAGGCTCCCTGGACTCTGGTGGTTGATGTGGTCACTCCCAAGGCACTGCTGTCAGTCAGGGCTCAACCACCCACCCTAGGCGCCCCCAATCCTGTCTCAGGACTGGACTTTCCCAGCTCCCACAGAGGGTGCCACTTCCAGCCCAGGAGGGGCATTCCCATTGTGCGGCCTGAGGCCCCTTGTGGGCCCCGAGTGACCCCTGCCAGGCCAGCCTCACACTCCTTCTTTTCCAGGGTCCTGGTGCCTCACAGGGACCATGTGCCCAGCTCCACAGGGAGGCCCTTGCCTTCCTTCCATGTGCCTTCTTCTGGGCTGAGACTTAGGATGGATGGCAGGGGGGCTGGGGCCCTCTCAGGGAGGGAGATGGCTCCTGGCCCGGGCAGGTCCTCAGCTCTGTCTGAGTTGTCTTACAGTGAGATGAGAATGGCTCCTATCAGTGCGCAGGAGGTAAAGATAAGAGCCTGTGCCTGCTGCATGGGAGGCTGCCCCAGGGACAAGGAATCAGGGCTGATGGGTCAGGCAGAGGGGGCAGCCTGTGGGCCAAGGTGGTGGTGACTGGGAGTGACACGCTGTCACTCAGGAAAATGGCAGTTCCTGCTCCACCTGACCCCAAGACTCTGTCCCCGTGGTGGTTCAGTCAAAACCCAAACCAAGAACTACAGTCTTGCTCAGAAGTCACTGCCTTCTTGTTCCAGGACCCCAGCTGAATGATTGGAAACAACCAAAACCCAGGGTTTTTGTGGTCTGAGGATGCTAAGTCCTCATGTCAGGAGGCCAGGCAACTGGTGCCCGTTCTATCAGAGGGTCTCAGCCCCCCAGGGTCTGCCCTTTGCTGGCTCGTTCCAGTTCCTGGAGCCCAGGACCCAGCATCCATGGGCCGCCGCCAGAGGCCAGACAGCTCCGCTAACTCCATCCTCGCTCATTTGACAGCAACGAGGTCAGGAAACAAAACGCACTGACAAATAGCTGAAGATGCTTGGAAACGGGCCAAAATATAAGAACGGCAAAAAGGTAACATGGGGAGGGAGTGGCCCTGTGACTGCTCTCTGCAGAGCCAGGAGACAGGCACCCATGGCCGTGACCTGGCCTCAGCGGGTGGGTAGCACCCTGTCCTCACTTAGAGGACACCAGGCCTGGTTGCCAGCCTTTTGCCCATCCAGGCAAGCATTGCCTTTCTAGGAGAAAACCTAATGCCAGGACCTGGGCCACCCCTTGCTCAGGGGTAGGGACGTGCCCGGGTGACCCAAACAAAGGAATAGGTCCAGGTCAGAGTGCACAACCCTCAGTGCTCCTCCACACTTTCAATTGTTGGGGGGAGGCCTGCCTCTCCCTGGGACCTGAAAAAGGCTGGAGACTTCCAGAACCCTCAGGCTCCGATCCTCCCTTGGTCACCCTGTGTCCTTCTCACTAAAGTGTTCTGTCTGTTCCTGTCTCGCAGGGTCTATAAAGGAATTCCCCCCACTGGTGAGGGACTGGACATGCTCACTCCTTCTAACCATTGAGGAAGTCAAGTCTAAGAACCCCAGGGAATACAAGCTAAGGCCCTCCCAAACTCGGCCAGAGCAGGACAAACAGGCCAGGCCATGTCAGGAGCCCAGGACTCCAGCTGGAGGGCATGTCGAGCCCAGGTTGGGGGTTGGGGCTGTGGTCAGATGCACATCCTGGGCACAGACAGTGACTCAGGCACCACAGGTGTGCTGGGTTCTGCTGACCTGCCCTGGTTtcagaaacaaggcaaaaaaggagctttctgcagaaggaaatcttcctcctttccttccagaaGTGCTGACAGTGGGGTGACTGCCATTTCGGGCAGGGAGTCTTTTGTGTGTTCTGAGTCTGCTTCCTCCTCTTGGCCCTGCCCTACAGGTCATGAAGGAGAAGGGCAAGAGGTCACCACATGATGTTCAGAGAGCCATATGGAGTCAAGTAAGGCATGTGGTGTTTAGAGAACGATTCGGTCTCACGTAAGGCATTTTGGGGGCTGCAGGGATCCTAGGGAAGATGGGCAATCCAGAGGGATGGGAGCTTCcccagggcagaggccagggtCACCCAGAAGGGCTGACAGAACCACCAAGAGCTCTTCTGGCCAGGGAGCAGCCAGCATTATGGATTGagcacctcccaggttcccctGGGCTGAGCTGGGGCATTTGGGACCAGAACCCAGGTGGCTCCTGAGGAGACGCCAGGCAGCAAACAAAATAATGCAGAATGGTGAAAAGTGCTCTCCATGATccatggaggctgaggtgggctgattgcttgaggtcagaagtttgagacaagactggccaacatgaggaaaccctggccctacaaaaaatataaaaattagccttgtGTGGTGGTATAtgcttatggtcccagctacccaggaggctgataTGGAAATATCAAAGCAACTTGATTCAAGGTTCTGCTAGAAAATATTTAACCAAAATAAAATGCCAGTTACCTTCAAAGGGCACACAAAACTATTTTCAAAGGTAAACTAGGTTCAGAAACTGTAATATTTCACAATAGACATTTTCCTCAATTTCTAAAACTAGATACAGAATGAAAATGCTCAGTTTTCATATAATCCCTTTAGCCACTCATAGACCTgtgtttacaaaagaaaggcaaCAGTGATCCTCTGTTTCAGCACAAAAAGATCTATATCTGCTGAAAATTCATTGAAAGACTCTTTATATAACCATATTTGTCCTTCACTTTCATAGATCACTGGATTTGTGttcagcagttttaaaaaatctctctatCCATATATGCATCCATATATGGATGTATCTATCTACATATGTGGATATGTATGAATGTTTGCATTCACACATAGCCTTGACTTCCTCAATGTCCAGAAGGAGTGAGCATGCCCAGTCACTCACCGGTGGGGGGGAATTCCTTTGTAGACCCTgcgagacagaaacagacaggtatgtgtatgtgtgtacctaAAAATCACAGGTATAGTATGTGTGTACCTATCTATCTATGACCTATCTAGTCCCTTGGTTCTCATCTGTGACACCATGATTcagtcaaagaaaagaaatatggcaTCACTGCTGTGACATGGTTACTCCACGTGCAGTACAGCATAGGATGTGGTCAGCCTCCTCAACCATTTTCTTGTCTACTTGATTTTGGAGTCAGTTCTTACTATTAGGCAGCTACTAATTAGTTGATATTAAAACCAGCCCTCGTTTAGGCATTTTACTCTGATAATATAGTTTTTATTGCTTAGGCATTTTATAAACTTAACCTTTCTCTTGCTATCTCTCCAGAAAGAAGACAAACCTGCATTTATAGTTTTGCAGCTACAGATAATTGTACAACTAACTAAATATGTGGAATTGTTAATTTGTGTCAAGCACTGTACTAggcatattatatacataatttatttacTCTATATAGCCACAGTATAAATTAGTTACCATTATAATCcacatttttcagataaggaaaatgagacacagagaatttaagaaatatatgtaaGTTACAGTAGTAGGATGTAGCAAAACCCACATTTCTCCCCAAAGAGCTTAAACTCCTAACTTTTATGTTATACTGATTTGGTACTTATCActtttgagtctcagttttctcatctaggaAGTATActacttcatttattcattaattcattcagtcGTTTCATTGTCTACCATGTGCTAGGTTATACGGAGGTGCAGGCACAAGGATTAACCAGGAACAAAACAGACTGTGTATGCTGTCAAGGGCATAACTTTCCAGTGAGAAGAGTCAGAGAACCAGGAAATAAATGACTGTAACATGTCATGTGGTGACAAGAATGTTTATGAAAAATGAAGCAGGCTAAAGTAGAGAGAAAGTGTTGTATTAGAAGCACATTTTCATCATATGTGGAAAATTCTGGTAATGAGACATTTGAATAGCAAGAAGAAGATTCTAGGCAAAAAGTAAGACAAATTTAAGTAGGAGGATGTTCTGGGAAGAATGTGTCCATCAGTGAGGCCAGAGCAAAGTGCACAATGGGAGGATGGTAGATGACAGTTTCAGAGCAATGCCAGGAACTAAATAATGGAAGGCCTTGGAAGACATTGTGGTCAGTTACTGTCCAACCAGGAGACTGAAACTGCACAGTAATTTGAATAAGGAAAATTGAAAGTAAATAACTGTTAACTATTTCAGGGAATTCTCTCTtaaagcaggggtgtccaatcttttggcttccctgggccacattggaggAATTGTCTCAGGCCACACATGAAATACATGAACACTAATGGTGGATAAtaagctaaaaaaattttttttttcacaaaaaatcTCGtagtgtttttctgtttgttttgggtttttgttgttgttgttttgtttgttttttggtttttggggttttttttttgtttttttttttgatacggagccTTGccctgttgccagactggagtgcagtggcaccatcttgactcattgcaacctccgcttcctgggtttaagcgattctcctgcttcagcctccccagtagctggaactacaggcacacacccagctaatttttgtattttaagtagagacgaggtttcaccatgttggccagcatggtctcgatctcttgatctcgtgatctgctcagctcaggctcccaaagttctgggattacaggtgtgagccactgcacccagcctgttgttttgtttttttggacagagtcttactctgtcacccaggctggagtgtagtggcatgatctcagctcactgcaacctctgcctccagactcaatcaattctcgtgcttcagcctcctgagtaggtggtattacaggcatgtgccaccacacctggctaatttttgtactttattagtagagagagatgggttttcaccatgttggccaggctggtcttgaactcctgaactcaagtgatctgcctgcctcggcctcccaaagtgctgggattctaggcatgaaccactggcacccagccaaaaatctcatagtgttttaagaaagtttacaaatttgtgttgggcctcaTTCAAACCAGCcctgggctgtgggttggacaagcttaggAAAGgcaaagcaaacacacacacgaaATAGGGACAGCAAATTCACGGAGCTGCCAATGTGCTCTCCAGAGCTTCAGGCAAGCACTGCAGGAAGAAACAAATCTGGAAGAATCTCCCACACACACCAGAACTGAGTGGCTAGACCTCCTTGGAGAGGGTGAGGATGTGGCCTGCTTGACAGCAGAGAATTTTGCTGTTTCTACACTGACAAAACACTGGAAAGCTGCTCCCCTAGGTGCTGCTTGTGACCTGCTCTGTCCCCAGAGAGGTGATGGCCAGAGTTGGCTGCTGTCCGCCACAAGAGCAAGGTAAGAGGAGCACTCAGAACTAGAAAGAGCCCCAACCTTCTCCAGCATCCCTTTCGCAGATGCTGCAGATGAAGTTTCACACCGTGCCACAGACAAGGCAAAGCCAGCAAGCAGGGTAAAGGGGGGAGATTTGGAACTGATAGTAATCAGCTCAACAGTGCAAgaaaaatgagttttcttttgaaaagacgTTCAACAtctctgatcattagagaaacacaaatcaaaaccacaatgagataccacctcacactagtcagaatggctactactaaaaagtcaaaaaataacagatgctggcaaggttgtggagaaaaaggaacacttaggcactgttagtgggagtgtaaattaattcagccattatggaagacagtggcaattccttaaagaccCAAGACTGAAATACCATTCAAtgaagcaatcccattactgcctatatacccaaaggaatataaatcattttattataaagacacatgcatgtgtatgttcattccagcactagtcacaatagcaaagacatggaatcaacccaaatacccatcaacgataggctggataaagaaaatgtggtatatatacaccatggggtactatgcagccataaaaaagaatgagatcatgtcctctgcagggacatggatggagctggaggccattatccttagcaagcttataagtgggaactaaatgatgagaacacatggacacatagaggggaacgaCAAACACTGGGGCCTTTCGAAGggttgagggtgggaggagggagaagagcagaaaaaaaaaatagtgagtactaggcttaatacctggatgatgaaagaatctatacaacaaactcccatgacacaagtgtACCTATGGAACAAGCGTGCATATGTACCCTGaccttaaaagttaaatttttttaaaaaaagaaaagatgagtttTGCCCTCATTCAAAGAATTTGAGCCAAAggtgacattttaaatattttcaaaaaatcagctagATGGCTTCATGGAAAGACAAAAGGAACAATAGAAGGAGTAAAAAGCATCTAGGACAGGCTACTAATCGAGACTTGAGATGACAGATGGGCAGGGGTGGAAGCAGTAGTCCTGTAAGAGATGCTTCGATTcacaaaatttttttgttgtttgtttgtttgtttgtttgagacggagtttcctctgttgcccaggttggagtacagtggcgcgatcttggctcactgcaagctccacctcccaggttcatgacattctcctgcctcagcctcctgagtagctgggactaaaggtgcccaccaccacgcctggctaattttttgtatttttagtagagacggggtttcactctgttagccaggatgatcttgatctcctgaccttgtgatccaccctcctcagcctcccaaagtgctgggattacaggcatgagccatggcacccagcctcaTTTGCTGTTAAACTCATTTATTGAGTtacctttttcttcctctcattttTTAGTCTtagaatttttgtgtgtttttatttaccCTAATCTGTCAATTTTATAGTTTCCACTTTCTTGTTGAAGTTTCCAAGCTTGACGTCATGTCTTTGAATATAGTAATTCTAGTTgctttgacactttttttttctttttgcttggcaTCTGTTTATTCCTTCTCACAGTGTCTTTTTTCTTCATTGACCCTCGTATCTTTGAGCAAATGTACAAAATATAGTGGATGAACAACTGGTTTTGTCTGTCTTTAGAGGCCCaactaatgttttctttctcaaatgaTTGCTATTTGCTCATGCCAGAAGTATAAGGACAGTCAAATTCTGAATCACTTTCATAAAAATTTGGAGTTGGAACCTTTTTGGGGCACTCAGGTGGAGAGCAGCCAGCCTGCTGTGGTGATTGGGTGaattctggttccttctcactgCTTTAATGTACCAGCAGCTTTTGATATCCATGACCAAACTGGGGGCCTCTGCAAGACTAGTAGAGGTTTAACACAACCTGGTAGATATCCCATCTGAAGTAATAAATGGCTCCAGGGCAAAGCAGCTCTTATTTCTCTAGATGCTGTTTGTCTCCAAATCTCAGCCTGACAATTCTTGGCTGTGCATTAACTCAGTtagtgttaaaaaataataataaattattacctcttatttatttgtattcatttatttattttattttaatttttttgtgatggagtcttgctctgtcacaatctcggctgactgcaacctccacctctgagaatcaagggattctcctgcctcagcttcctgagtagctgtgactacaggtgcacgccactactaatttttgtatttttagtagacacagggttttgccatgttagccaggctggtctcaacctcctgacctcaggtgatccaccctcctcagcctcccaaagtgctgggattataggcgtgagccaccgtgcctggacctgatttgttttaaaatgttactttacaTACAAAACCTAATTTAAATTATTCTAGGATACCTACTCTGTCTTTATCAGAAGCATAAGTCTGACATTTATTCATCATTAAAAATGGTATTTGAAATTTTCTCTCActtgtgttgttttgttgttgaccTCACAAAATTATCTTATAAAAATGTTCTTGATTATGTCTGATAatagttttatttgaaaaataattttttctttgcgCCATTCTTGAAACTTTTATATTGTAACATTAGATGAAAAGAATTAAGAACTATTTTAAACTGGTGTTAGAAAGCAGTGCTTACTGAGGACCTATGTGTTAAAAGAGAAATGGCAATATTTGTCAAAATGTCTACACAAGCACCTAATTTGAATGTATGCTACACtgcaaataaaatgtttatatttataaatgtcttACTTGTTGTCACAGCATAGAATGaggtggagaaggaacaaagaaatctgtaaccGGTGTGATCAATCAGTTGTAAACACCAGCCTCCAAATTACCTGTTATTAATTGTTGGTACTGAGAGTTCACAGTGAAACAGAACAATCAGAAAACATgtgcaaataaaattattaaaacttcATCTCTATGATGTGCCATGTTCTGAATAGGCAGTTTCTGAGTGTCCAGGCCATCTGTACAAGAAAGAGAGTTGTTATTTGGTCAAGGACACATGCATTTTTCAGTCTAGAAGAATGTCATCATTTTCTTGAGGTAATTGCAATGTTCCTACTCTGTAACAAACAGCAAATACCTCTGATTCCTAAGTCAACAGCAtagttattatttgattttttccaagtgaataaaatgaaaaataaaatgttatgtcACAATCCCAAAACACTGCTGGCATATGGAATAGTTGAGATGAGAGAACATGATTTTACAACTCCAAACTGAAAATATCTATCCAAGCAGTTGCACCCCTGAAAAACTATTATATTGTCTGGCAAAAGACTCTCTCATGATA encodes the following:
- the EVPLL gene encoding envoplakin-like protein, with translation MKGISGGGRVAALATHAEREELPVPAMEPQPTAWGGPRPVAVLQLEVAPESSRPCTDTAKDQQSDELPDLMPPAVATGLSPGAESVAGDRCGREEVMSMAPASSSHAAPSPGHGASLGFGDQGVQSELLYLTKQRPLLFTRATAMLHQDLFILPVLGLSICKLEVLRAGKGGCEEGFQQLLLLSEVTSSSRHGGLSTTGLLGYLPLICSLVRALLNR